The nucleotide window GATGATCTTAACAGAGAGATAGGTTTGGGCAAGTCGCTTCTTTCGAAACTTGACGAGGAACTTATAAAAAGCAGGAGAGAGATTTCATACACAGGTAAAAAACTTGCTAAAACAAGAGAAGAGTATGACAGGCTGAAAGAAATTGTCAGGGAGCGTATTGTTTCAATGTACAAGAGGGGCAGATGGTCTGACTGGGAACTGTTTTTTTCTTTTTCGTCCATTAATCAGGCAATGGTATGGGTTAAATATCAAAAAATAATAGCTGATAATGATAAAAGAAATCTCAGGCTTCTGAACAGAAAAAGTGCACAAATAGCGAGTCACAGTAAAAAGTTACAAGAGGAATTTACCCGGAAAAAAGAGCTTGCAAAAAAACAGAAAGACGAAACCGCACTACTGATTAAAAAACAGAAGCAAAGAGAAAAACTTTTAAAAAAGGTCAGGCAGGATAAAAAGCTGATCGCAAAAAGGCTGGCACAGAAAAAGTCTGCGTACAAAGGCATTCTCAAACGAATAAAATCAGAAGAGGCGAAACGGAAAACATCACCACTCTCCATTGCAAGTACAGGTTTCGGTGCAAAAAAAGGAATCCTTCCCTGGCCGGTAACGGGCAAAATAGCAGCAAAATACGGGCGGCATCTTCAGCCTGTTTTAAAAACGTGGATAGAAAACATTGGAATTGAT belongs to bacterium and includes:
- a CDS encoding peptidoglycan DD-metalloendopeptidase family protein codes for the protein DDLNREIGLGKSLLSKLDEELIKSRREISYTGKKLAKTREEYDRLKEIVRERIVSMYKRGRWSDWELFFSFSSINQAMVWVKYQKIIADNDKRNLRLLNRKSAQIASHSKKLQEEFTRKKELAKKQKDETALLIKKQKQREKLLKKVRQDKKLIAKRLAQKKSAYKGILKRIKSEEAKRKTSPLSIASTGFGAKKGILPWPVTGKIAAKYGRHLQPVLKTWIENIGIDIKGAEGSYVKAVNRGVVKWVTWQRGMENLVLLYHGNGYYTVYGHLETVLVVTGETVNAGDIIGSIGDKHSLEGPVLHFEVWKGANHYNPEKWLTKR